GTAATAGGCGAGTCCGGCGACCAGGAAGTACATGAGGAGGTTGAGCTGAAAGGTGTGGGTCAGCACCTTTTGGAAGATCATGCCGTAGGACGATGCGTGCCCGCCCGCGAGATTGCGCAGTGCGGCGATGCCCGCGTCCGCGAGCGAGTGCAGGAACGCCACGCCGACCGCGGCGCCCAGGTGAAGCGGCAGCGTCCGCCGTAAGCTCCGTCCCGAAGCGTCCGTCCAGCGTACGAACCGAACGACGAGGGGAGTCAGCAGAGCCCAAACCAGCGCGTCCGGCATGCCATACCAGGCGGCTTTGTGCCAGCCGATGTCGGGAACCTGCGCCCGCAGACGAGCGGTATTCTCCAGGCCCCACAAAAACCAGGCGACCGAGATGCCCAGCCAGCCGAAGGGACGCTCCTCCTTGGGAGCCCCCGGTTCTTTCATTCGGCCGAGAGTCTCAGAACAGGCGACCGTATACAAACCCGAGCGGTCGTTTTGCGAGCTCCTGCAACGCACCAAAGTCCCGGCCGATCTTCGCTCTGGCCCGGTCGTACTGGCTTTCGTGCCGCTTGCGACAAAGCCCCTTTTCCTGGCAAGTTCGGACCAAGGTCGATCAGAGAAGCGG
This DNA window, taken from bacterium, encodes the following:
- a CDS encoding histidine kinase is translated as MKEPGAPKEERPFGWLGISVAWFLWGLENTARLRAQVPDIGWHKAAWYGMPDALVWALLTPLVVRFVRWTDASGRSLRRTLPLHLGAAVGVAFLHSLADAGIAALRNLAGGHASSYGMIFQKVLTHTFQLNLLMYFLVAGLAYYVSYSRRLAERDRRTAELRAQLTEAQLQSLQTQLRPHFLFNALHTVSSLMETEPRRGQRVIRQLGDLLR